The proteins below come from a single Spiroplasma endosymbiont of Atherix ibis genomic window:
- a CDS encoding topoisomerase DNA-binding C4 zinc finger domain-containing protein, translating into MEKDLDLIANNKIVDHKQYLKDFYLKLDNLSTNYNFDGLKCSKCQIGYILERVSKKGTKFKGCSNYPSCKNAEF; encoded by the coding sequence ATGGAAAAAGATTTAGATTTAATAGCTAATAACAAAATAGTTGATCATAAACAATACTTAAAAGATTTTTATTTAAAATTAGATAATTTATCTACTAATTACAATTTTGATGGATTAAAGTGCTCAAAATGCCAAATAGGCTATATTCTAGAAAGAGTTAGCAAAAAAGGAACAAAATTTAAAGGTTGTTCAAACTATCCAAGTTGTAAAAATGCAGAATTTTAA